In a single window of the Bradyrhizobium sp. ORS 285 genome:
- a CDS encoding ABC transporter permease, with product MRPLPLLKFVFAAFVVIFLLGPLVAVLPLSLTDSVFLNYPISGYSTRWFRELVTAESWRLSIVNSLLIGTGTTVLATLLGTLAALGLRGKRASLLISTLRTVFLLPMVVPAVVLGVGMQLMFARYGLTNTYLGVIIAHTVVAVPFVLVNVSSALQGVDIRLEQAAASLGAAPPTVLFSVTLPIALPGIISGALFAFATSLDEVVLTLFVAGPNQRTLARQMFATIRENISPAIVSAAAVFIVGTIVLSLAMLAIRRRMA from the coding sequence ATGAGGCCGCTGCCGCTCCTCAAGTTCGTGTTCGCCGCGTTCGTGGTGATCTTCCTGCTCGGGCCGCTCGTGGCCGTGCTGCCGCTGTCGCTGACCGACAGCGTGTTCCTGAACTATCCCATATCAGGCTATTCGACACGCTGGTTCCGCGAGCTCGTCACCGCCGAGTCCTGGCGGCTGTCGATCGTCAACAGCCTCCTGATCGGCACCGGCACCACGGTGCTCGCCACCCTGCTCGGCACCCTCGCCGCGCTCGGCCTGCGCGGCAAGCGCGCCTCGCTGCTGATCTCGACATTGCGCACGGTGTTCCTGCTGCCGATGGTGGTGCCCGCGGTGGTGCTTGGTGTGGGCATGCAGCTGATGTTCGCGCGCTATGGCCTCACCAACACCTATCTCGGCGTCATCATCGCCCACACCGTGGTGGCCGTGCCGTTCGTGCTGGTCAATGTCTCCTCGGCTTTGCAGGGCGTCGACATCAGGCTGGAGCAGGCGGCCGCCAGTCTCGGCGCCGCGCCGCCGACGGTGCTGTTCTCGGTGACGCTTCCCATTGCGCTCCCCGGCATCATCTCCGGCGCGCTGTTCGCCTTCGCGACCTCGCTCGACGAGGTCGTACTCACCCTGTTCGTCGCCGGCCCTAACCAGCGCACGCTCGCCCGGCAGATGTTCGCCACCATCCGCGAGAACATCAGCCCTGCCATCGTGTCGGCCGCGGCGGTCTTCATCGTCGGCACCATCGTGCTGTCACTCGCGATGCTGGCGATCCGGCGGCGGATGGCGTGA
- a CDS encoding ABC transporter substrate-binding protein — MLALAASAEARDLTVVSWGGNYQDAQRKIYFQPFAAKLGATVLDESWDGGYGVLQAKVKAGVPNWDAVQVEAEELELGCSDGIYEKIDWSKLGGKDGFIPAGVSDCGVGAIVWSTGMAFDGDKIKDGPKTWADFWDTTKFPGKRGLRKGAKYTLEFALMADGVPATDVYKVLKTKEGVERAFKKLDALKPDIVWWEAGAQPLQLLSSGQVAMTSVYNGRITAINRTEGKHFGFVFPGSIYAVDSWVVLKGSPNKDAAMNFIAFASQADNQAKLPEYIAYGLPNIAAAKLVPEKYAAELPTTPDNLKQAIALDVGFWTDNSEELSKRFNAWLAR; from the coding sequence ATGCTCGCGCTTGCCGCGTCGGCAGAGGCGCGGGACCTCACGGTGGTCTCATGGGGCGGCAACTACCAGGACGCACAGCGCAAGATCTACTTCCAGCCGTTTGCCGCCAAGCTCGGCGCCACCGTGCTCGACGAGAGCTGGGACGGCGGCTACGGCGTGCTGCAGGCCAAGGTGAAGGCCGGCGTGCCGAACTGGGATGCGGTGCAGGTCGAGGCCGAGGAGCTCGAGCTCGGCTGCAGCGACGGCATCTATGAGAAGATCGACTGGAGCAAGCTCGGCGGCAAGGACGGCTTCATTCCGGCCGGCGTCAGCGATTGCGGCGTCGGCGCCATCGTCTGGTCCACCGGCATGGCGTTCGACGGCGACAAGATCAAGGACGGGCCGAAGACCTGGGCGGATTTCTGGGACACGACGAAGTTTCCCGGCAAGCGCGGCCTGCGCAAGGGCGCCAAGTACACGCTCGAATTCGCATTGATGGCCGATGGCGTGCCGGCCACCGACGTCTACAAGGTGCTGAAGACCAAGGAGGGCGTCGAGCGCGCCTTCAAGAAGCTCGATGCGCTGAAGCCCGACATCGTCTGGTGGGAGGCCGGCGCGCAGCCGCTGCAATTGCTGTCGTCGGGCCAGGTCGCGATGACCTCGGTCTATAACGGCCGCATCACCGCCATCAACCGCACCGAGGGCAAGCATTTCGGCTTCGTCTTCCCGGGCAGCATCTATGCCGTCGACAGCTGGGTGGTGCTGAAGGGCTCGCCGAACAAGGACGCGGCGATGAACTTCATCGCGTTTGCGAGCCAGGCCGACAATCAGGCCAAGCTGCCGGAATACATCGCCTACGGCCTGCCGAACATCGCCGCCGCCAAGCTGGTGCCGGAGAAATACGCCGCGGAGCTGCCGACCACGCCGGACAATCTCAAGCAGGCGATCGCGCTCGACGTCGGCTTCTGGACCGACAATTCGGAAGAGCTGTCGAAGCGCTTCAACGCCTGGCTGGCGCGCTAA
- a CDS encoding LysR family transcriptional regulator, whose protein sequence is MRFDLVDLRLFIAVAEARSITGGADRAHLALASASARIKGLEDAFGIALFKRGRRGVDLTAAGESLLEHARIIMANVETMQGELSGFASGQRADVQLLANTVGLAEHLPRALATFLRENPDINVDVEERESTEIAEAIASGRADLGFAAEHALPETIERFAFGEDRLILVAGKPSPFAGRRQIDFSETAGQDFIGLTQGTALNVHIGRHVARLGIRQHVRARLRDFDAICQMVAAGIGIAVVPEAAARRCARSMPISLIALRDAWADRRLVICARSFKTLPRPARLLVEHLRRSAA, encoded by the coding sequence ATGCGTTTCGATCTGGTCGATCTCAGGCTGTTCATTGCCGTCGCCGAGGCGCGCAGCATCACCGGCGGCGCGGACCGGGCGCATCTGGCGCTGGCCTCCGCCAGCGCCCGAATCAAGGGGCTGGAAGATGCGTTCGGCATAGCGCTGTTCAAGCGCGGCCGCCGCGGCGTCGATCTGACCGCCGCGGGCGAGAGCCTGCTCGAACACGCCCGCATCATCATGGCCAATGTCGAGACCATGCAGGGGGAGCTGTCCGGCTTCGCATCCGGCCAGCGCGCCGATGTGCAGCTGCTGGCCAACACGGTTGGCCTCGCCGAGCATCTGCCACGAGCGCTCGCGACCTTCCTGCGCGAGAACCCGGACATCAATGTCGACGTCGAGGAGCGCGAGAGCACCGAGATCGCCGAAGCCATCGCGTCCGGCCGCGCCGATCTCGGCTTCGCGGCGGAGCACGCGCTGCCCGAGACGATCGAGCGCTTTGCGTTCGGCGAGGACCGGCTGATCCTGGTGGCCGGCAAGCCAAGCCCGTTTGCGGGGCGCAGGCAGATCGATTTCAGCGAGACGGCGGGGCAGGACTTCATCGGCCTCACCCAGGGGACTGCGCTGAACGTCCATATCGGCCGTCACGTCGCGCGGCTTGGGATTCGCCAGCATGTGCGGGCGCGGCTGCGCGACTTCGATGCGATCTGCCAGATGGTGGCGGCCGGCATCGGCATCGCCGTGGTGCCGGAAGCGGCCGCGCGGCGCTGCGCGCGGTCGATGCCGATCAGCCTGATCGCGCTGCGCGATGCCTGGGCCGATCGCCGGCTGGTGATCTGCGCCCGCAGCTTCAAGACCTTGCCACGGCCCGCCAGGCTGCTCGTCGAGCACCTGCGCAGGAGCGCCGCGTGA
- a CDS encoding ABC transporter ATP-binding protein: MDTPFISFRQVVKRFGPLTVVDHLDLDITRGEFIALLGPSGSGKTTLLMMLAGFEQPTSGTIAVDGVRVDGLPPHKRNMGVVFQNYALFPHMSVRDNIAFPLKMRNAPKAEIATRVARVLDMVKLSAMAERKPAQLSGGQQQRVALARALVFEPQVVLMDEPLGALDKKLREQMQLDIRDLHRRLGLTIVFVTHDQDEALTMSDRIAVFNHGRIEQIGTPREIYEMPRTPFVAEFIGETNLLSCKVDSHVGEAVHLTTESGLSLTAHASTKPIDGGKVRVSIRPEAIRINDHAAATANRATARILDAVYFGDHMRLVAAVGEQRLIIKGDRMSEAAEVGREVALSFAASDVWVVGSCDQTSTSA; encoded by the coding sequence ATGGACACCCCCTTCATCTCGTTCCGGCAGGTGGTCAAGCGCTTCGGCCCGTTGACCGTCGTCGACCATCTCGATCTCGACATCACCAGAGGCGAGTTCATCGCCCTGCTCGGCCCCTCCGGCTCCGGCAAGACCACGCTGTTGATGATGCTCGCCGGCTTCGAGCAGCCGACCAGCGGCACGATCGCGGTCGATGGCGTCCGGGTCGACGGCCTGCCGCCGCACAAGCGCAACATGGGCGTGGTGTTCCAGAACTACGCGCTGTTTCCGCATATGAGCGTGCGCGACAACATCGCCTTTCCGTTGAAGATGCGCAACGCGCCCAAAGCGGAGATCGCCACGCGCGTGGCGCGCGTGCTCGACATGGTCAAGCTCTCCGCCATGGCCGAGCGCAAGCCGGCGCAGCTCTCGGGCGGCCAGCAGCAACGCGTGGCGCTGGCCCGCGCGCTGGTGTTCGAGCCGCAGGTGGTGCTGATGGACGAGCCGCTCGGCGCGCTCGACAAGAAGCTGCGCGAGCAGATGCAGCTCGACATCCGCGACCTGCACCGCCGGCTGGGCCTGACCATCGTGTTCGTCACCCATGATCAGGACGAGGCGCTGACGATGTCCGACCGCATCGCCGTGTTCAACCATGGCAGGATCGAGCAGATCGGCACGCCGCGCGAGATCTACGAGATGCCGCGCACGCCGTTCGTCGCCGAGTTCATCGGCGAGACCAATCTTTTGTCGTGCAAGGTCGACTCCCATGTTGGCGAGGCCGTGCATCTGACCACGGAGTCCGGGCTCTCGCTGACGGCGCATGCCAGCACGAAGCCTATCGACGGCGGCAAGGTGCGCGTCTCGATCCGCCCCGAGGCGATCCGGATCAACGATCATGCCGCGGCGACGGCGAACCGTGCCACCGCGCGCATCCTCGACGCGGTCTATTTCGGCGATCACATGCGGCTCGTCGCTGCTGTCGGCGAGCAGCGGCTGATCATCAAGGGCGACCGGATGAGCGAGGCGGCGGAGGTCGGTCGCGAGGTGGCGCTGTCCTTTGCCGCGTCGGATGTCTGGGTGGTGGGATCATGCGACCAGACCTCAACCAGCGCTTGA
- a CDS encoding N-formylglutamate amidohydrolase encodes MTDFEGELPPFEIMEPAEWRAPIIFNSPHSGSVYPDEFLLASRIDLPSLRRSEDSFMDELIADLLERGFPVVRVHFPRCYVDVNREPYELDPRMFTGRLPSFANTRSMRVAGGLGTIPRVVGDGQEIYRDRLNVDEALHRIETLYKPYHRALRRLINRVHQQFGTVVLVDCHSMPSVGVSRDEPRRPDMVIGDRYGTSCASLLPDLFEDVLGRLGYSVGRNKPYAGGFITEHYGNPASGLHAIQIELNRAIYMDERKRERGPRFAQVASDLAVLAEVLATVPLGDLGPFQAAAE; translated from the coding sequence ATGACGGACTTTGAAGGCGAATTGCCGCCGTTCGAGATCATGGAGCCTGCCGAATGGCGCGCGCCCATCATCTTCAATTCGCCGCACTCCGGCTCCGTCTATCCCGACGAGTTCCTGCTGGCCTCGCGAATCGACCTGCCGTCGCTGCGACGCTCGGAAGATTCGTTCATGGACGAATTGATCGCCGATCTGCTGGAGCGCGGCTTTCCCGTCGTGCGCGTGCACTTTCCGCGCTGCTATGTCGACGTCAACCGCGAGCCCTATGAGCTCGATCCAAGGATGTTCACCGGCCGGCTGCCGAGCTTCGCCAACACCCGCTCCATGCGGGTCGCGGGCGGCCTCGGCACCATCCCCCGCGTCGTCGGCGACGGCCAGGAGATCTATCGCGACCGGCTGAACGTCGACGAGGCGCTGCACCGGATCGAGACGCTGTACAAACCCTATCACCGCGCCTTGCGCCGGCTGATCAACCGCGTGCACCAGCAGTTCGGCACCGTCGTGCTGGTCGACTGCCATTCGATGCCGTCGGTCGGCGTGTCCCGTGACGAGCCGCGGCGGCCCGACATGGTGATCGGCGATCGCTACGGCACGAGCTGCGCCTCGCTGCTGCCGGACCTGTTCGAGGACGTGCTCGGGCGCCTCGGCTATTCGGTCGGCCGCAACAAGCCTTACGCCGGCGGCTTCATCACCGAGCATTACGGCAACCCGGCTTCGGGGCTGCACGCGATTCAGATCGAGCTCAACCGCGCGATCTACATGGACGAGCGCAAGCGCGAGCGCGGCCCGCGCTTCGCCCAGGTCGCCTCCGATCTCGCCGTGCTCGCCGAAGTGCTGGCGACCGTGCCGCTCGGCGACCTCGGACCGTTCCAGGCCGCCGCGGAATAG
- the cpdR gene encoding cell cycle two-component system response regulator CpdR — protein sequence MHKILLAEDDNDMRRFLVKALENAGFQVSPHDNGMSAYQRLREEPFEMLLTDIVMPEMDGIELARRASELDPDIKIMFITGFAAVALNSDSEAPKNAKVLSKPVHLRELVSEVNKMLAA from the coding sequence ATGCACAAGATCCTGCTCGCCGAAGACGACAACGACATGCGCCGCTTCCTGGTCAAGGCATTGGAAAATGCCGGGTTCCAGGTCTCGCCCCACGACAATGGCATGTCGGCCTACCAGCGGCTGCGCGAGGAGCCGTTCGAGATGCTGCTCACCGACATCGTGATGCCGGAGATGGACGGCATCGAGCTGGCGCGCCGCGCCTCCGAGCTCGATCCGGACATCAAGATCATGTTCATCACCGGCTTCGCCGCGGTCGCGCTGAACTCCGATTCGGAGGCGCCCAAGAATGCCAAGGTGCTGTCCAAGCCGGTGCACCTGCGCGAGCTCGTCAGCGAGGTCAATAAGATGCTGGCGGCCTGA
- a CDS encoding NAD(P)-dependent oxidoreductase, translating to MTTKRVVFTGGTGKAGRHVLPHLKAKGYELLNVDLKPFDHPGINTLVADLTDSGQAFNALTTHYGFGGFNAGRPAQAPDAVVHFAAIPRVLIEPDNETFRVNTISTYNVIEAAAKLGVRKIIIASSETTYGVCFAEGDKDFHSFPLEEDYDIDPMDSYGLSKVVNEKTARAFAMRYGIDIYCLRIGNVIEPDEYDMFPRFLADPPSRKRNAWSYIDARDLGEIVHLAIAKDGLGFQVFNAVNDTVTANMPTQELLRRYCPNVPVTRELGEREAPLSNRKAREVLGFKEEHDWRKYVKAG from the coding sequence ATGACAACAAAGCGCGTGGTGTTCACCGGAGGAACCGGCAAGGCGGGACGGCACGTGCTGCCGCATCTCAAGGCCAAGGGCTATGAGCTGCTCAATGTCGACCTCAAGCCGTTCGATCATCCCGGGATCAACACGCTGGTCGCCGACCTCACCGATAGCGGCCAGGCGTTCAATGCGCTGACGACGCATTATGGCTTTGGCGGCTTCAATGCCGGGCGGCCGGCACAGGCACCGGACGCCGTGGTGCATTTCGCCGCGATCCCGCGGGTGCTGATCGAGCCTGACAACGAGACGTTCCGGGTCAATACGATCTCGACCTACAACGTGATCGAGGCCGCGGCCAAGCTCGGCGTGCGCAAGATCATCATCGCCTCCAGCGAGACCACCTATGGGGTCTGCTTCGCCGAGGGCGACAAGGACTTCCACAGCTTCCCGCTCGAGGAGGATTACGACATCGACCCGATGGATTCCTACGGGCTGTCGAAGGTGGTCAACGAGAAGACCGCGCGGGCATTTGCGATGCGTTACGGCATCGACATCTACTGCTTGCGGATCGGCAACGTCATCGAGCCTGACGAATACGACATGTTCCCGCGCTTCCTCGCCGACCCGCCGTCGCGCAAGCGCAATGCGTGGTCCTACATCGACGCGCGTGACCTCGGCGAGATCGTGCATCTGGCAATCGCCAAGGACGGGCTCGGCTTCCAGGTGTTCAATGCGGTGAACGATACCGTGACGGCCAACATGCCGACGCAGGAGCTGCTGCGGCGCTATTGTCCGAATGTGCCGGTGACCCGCGAGCTCGGCGAACGCGAGGCGCCGCTGTCGAACCGCAAGGCGCGCGAGGTGCTCGGGTTCAAGGAGGAGCACGACTGGCGGAAATATGTGAAGGCGGGGTAG
- a CDS encoding ABC transporter permease, giving the protein MLSFFVVPLVTMMKSAVSDPVATEALPRTARALSGWDRRGAPPAAAQAAFADDIRALENDEQFGDLVRRLNSAQSGFRSLLGKTRRALDGSGAVDLASIDPRWSETSYWTTIAEAVASPWTDKNLLAAVDLERNASGSIAAMPEGASANRLIMIRTFITSALVTLACILIGLPYAMVAASVEGWRRQVLLGAVLLPLWTSLLVRTAAWYVVLQDNGLINATLKGLGLTSAPIPLMFNRLGVVIAMTHVLLPFMVLPIFSVLISIPRNLMPAAASLGAHPLRAFFHVLLPLSMRGVVSGALLVFMAALGYYITPALIGGANDQMISSVIAYYATGAANWGMAGALGLVLLAMTILLYAIYMRLTVEEQRA; this is encoded by the coding sequence ATGCTGTCGTTCTTCGTCGTGCCGCTGGTGACGATGATGAAGTCGGCGGTGTCGGATCCCGTCGCGACCGAGGCGCTGCCGCGCACGGCGCGCGCGTTGTCGGGGTGGGACCGCCGCGGCGCGCCGCCCGCAGCGGCACAGGCCGCCTTTGCCGACGACATCCGCGCGCTAGAGAATGACGAGCAGTTCGGCGATCTCGTCCGCCGCCTCAACAGCGCACAATCCGGCTTCCGCAGCCTGCTCGGCAAGACCCGCCGCGCGCTCGACGGCAGCGGTGCGGTCGACCTCGCGAGCATCGATCCGCGCTGGAGCGAGACGTCCTACTGGACGACGATCGCCGAGGCCGTCGCGTCGCCCTGGACCGACAAGAACCTGCTCGCGGCCGTCGATCTCGAGCGCAACGCATCCGGCAGCATCGCGGCGATGCCCGAGGGCGCGTCGGCCAACCGGCTGATCATGATCCGGACCTTCATCACCTCGGCGCTGGTCACGCTGGCCTGCATCCTGATCGGCCTGCCCTATGCGATGGTGGCGGCCTCGGTCGAGGGCTGGCGTCGGCAGGTGCTGCTCGGCGCCGTGCTGCTGCCGCTATGGACCTCGCTGCTGGTGCGCACCGCGGCGTGGTACGTCGTGCTGCAGGACAACGGCCTGATCAATGCGACCTTGAAGGGGCTCGGCCTGACCTCGGCGCCGATCCCGCTGATGTTCAACCGGCTCGGCGTGGTCATCGCGATGACCCATGTGCTGCTGCCGTTCATGGTGCTGCCGATCTTCAGCGTGCTGATATCGATCCCGCGCAATCTGATGCCGGCGGCCGCCTCGCTCGGCGCGCATCCGCTGCGCGCCTTCTTCCACGTGCTGCTGCCGCTGTCGATGCGCGGCGTCGTCTCCGGCGCCCTGCTCGTGTTCATGGCCGCCCTCGGCTACTACATCACGCCCGCGCTGATCGGCGGCGCCAACGACCAGATGATCTCGTCCGTCATCGCCTATTACGCGACTGGTGCTGCGAACTGGGGCATGGCGGGCGCACTCGGCCTGGTGCTGCTGGCGATGACCATCCTGCTCTACGCCATCTATATGCGCCTGACGGTCGAGGAGCAGCGCGCATGA
- a CDS encoding methyl-accepting chemotaxis protein, translating to MSRFSFRLTHKIMAIALIGIGALAVFGAIYLAGTASQDASRRLADSARGVADLNQKVLTDLLEARRAEKDFLLRRDQKYAARHAELSKAIKRELDELRGAVRAIGDASIGSRIDAVASGFASYSSEFAAAEASEVRLGLNETIGLSGSLRSAVHDIEAKLKEVGDPRLTSGMLMLRRHEKDFMLRRDSKYVNELKTAATEFAKAVAGADLAPAMKADIGQKLDKYQKDFLAWADGSQDAARHGAAMSKAFAEIEPVIAEIGRAVAQQYATAQQAAAQTGDAVKRGMLWTLGISLILVSCVSFLIGRGISHAIRNMVQAMTRLAGGDASIRIPGVGRRDEIGEMAGAVEIFKTNMIETERLRAEQAALEQRQAEQRKADMAALARSFETAIGEIIETVSSASTELEASATTLTRNAQHGQTLATTVASASEEAAAGVQSVASATEQLSASVDEISRQVQESARIAGEAVGQARRTNERVGELSQAATRIGDVVELINTIAGQTNLLALNATIEAARAGDAGRGFAVVASEVKALAEQTAKATGEIGQQIASIQSATAESVDVIREVSGTIERLSHISATIAAAIEQQGAATQEISRNVQHTAQGTQRVSDNIVEVQQGTTETGSASAQVLSAAQSLSEESSRLKLEVGRFLETVRAA from the coding sequence ATGTCTCGTTTCAGCTTTCGGCTCACCCACAAGATCATGGCCATCGCGCTGATCGGCATCGGCGCTCTCGCGGTTTTCGGCGCGATCTATCTGGCCGGCACCGCATCCCAGGACGCCTCCCGCCGCCTCGCCGACAGCGCCCGCGGCGTTGCCGATCTGAACCAGAAGGTCCTGACCGATCTGCTCGAGGCGCGGCGCGCGGAAAAGGACTTCCTGCTGCGACGCGATCAGAAATACGCCGCGCGCCATGCCGAGCTGAGCAAGGCAATCAAGCGGGAGCTCGACGAGCTGCGCGGCGCTGTCCGTGCCATCGGCGATGCGTCGATCGGGAGCAGAATCGATGCCGTCGCCAGCGGATTCGCCTCCTACAGCTCGGAGTTCGCCGCAGCCGAGGCGTCGGAGGTCCGCCTCGGCCTCAACGAGACGATCGGTCTCTCCGGCTCGCTGCGATCCGCCGTCCACGACATCGAAGCCAAGTTGAAAGAGGTCGGCGACCCCCGACTCACCAGCGGCATGCTGATGCTGCGCCGGCATGAGAAGGACTTCATGCTGCGTCGCGATTCGAAATATGTGAACGAGCTGAAGACGGCCGCTACCGAGTTCGCCAAGGCCGTTGCCGGCGCCGACCTCGCGCCGGCGATGAAGGCGGATATCGGCCAGAAGCTCGACAAGTACCAGAAGGATTTCCTGGCCTGGGCCGATGGATCCCAGGACGCCGCGCGCCATGGCGCTGCGATGTCGAAGGCGTTTGCCGAGATCGAGCCCGTCATCGCCGAGATCGGCAGGGCCGTCGCGCAGCAATACGCGACAGCACAGCAGGCGGCGGCGCAGACTGGCGACGCCGTCAAACGCGGCATGCTGTGGACGCTCGGCATCTCGCTGATCCTGGTGAGCTGCGTGTCATTCCTGATCGGCCGCGGCATCTCCCATGCGATCCGCAACATGGTGCAGGCCATGACGAGGCTTGCAGGCGGCGACGCGTCGATCCGGATTCCCGGTGTCGGCCGTCGCGACGAGATCGGCGAAATGGCCGGCGCCGTGGAGATCTTCAAGACGAACATGATCGAGACCGAGCGGCTGCGCGCCGAGCAGGCCGCGCTCGAGCAGCGTCAGGCCGAGCAGCGCAAGGCCGATATGGCGGCGCTTGCCCGGAGCTTCGAGACGGCTATCGGAGAGATCATCGAGACTGTGTCCTCCGCCTCCACCGAACTCGAAGCGTCGGCGACGACCTTGACGCGGAATGCTCAGCACGGCCAGACACTGGCGACGACGGTCGCGTCGGCCTCCGAGGAAGCCGCAGCCGGTGTGCAATCCGTGGCGTCGGCCACCGAGCAGCTCTCGGCGTCGGTCGACGAGATCAGTCGGCAGGTGCAGGAATCGGCACGGATCGCCGGGGAAGCGGTCGGCCAGGCCCGCCGCACCAACGAGCGGGTCGGCGAGCTGTCCCAGGCGGCGACGCGGATCGGCGACGTCGTCGAGCTGATCAACACGATCGCCGGTCAGACCAATCTGCTCGCGCTGAACGCGACGATCGAAGCAGCCCGGGCTGGCGACGCCGGCCGCGGCTTTGCCGTCGTTGCCTCCGAGGTCAAGGCGCTCGCCGAGCAGACCGCAAAGGCGACCGGGGAAATCGGACAGCAGATCGCAAGCATCCAGTCGGCTACAGCAGAATCCGTCGACGTCATCCGGGAGGTCTCCGGTACGATCGAGCGGCTATCCCATATCTCGGCGACGATCGCTGCGGCGATCGAGCAGCAGGGCGCTGCCACCCAGGAGATCTCGCGCAACGTCCAGCACACCGCGCAGGGAACGCAGCGCGTGTCCGACAACATCGTCGAGGTTCAGCAGGGTACGACGGAGACCGGCTCGGCCTCTGCACAGGTGCTCTCGGCAGCGCAGTCGCTGTCGGAAGAAAGCAGCCGGCTGAAGCTCGAAGTCGGCCGTTTCCTTGAAACCGTCCGCGCCGCCTGA
- a CDS encoding sulfite exporter TauE/SafE family protein: MIDPLLIFIAFALTLAGFVKGALGLGLPTISVGLLAIAMPPGRALAIVIVPAVITNIWQTFAGPYLRDIAKRLWPLMAGTAIGICLNAGALSHASTRWGSIALGVLLMLYAVLGLTRFAFKVAQCHEKWVGGIVGLITGLISAATGVQVVPSVPYMQAIGLEKDELVQALGVFFTVATITLAFNLTSAGLLSTATALPGAVAMACAFLGMFAGQAARSRLPAEAFRRVFLIAMIVLGLYLAGSAIIELMW, from the coding sequence ATGATCGACCCGCTCCTGATCTTCATCGCCTTCGCCTTGACGTTGGCCGGCTTCGTCAAGGGTGCCCTCGGACTCGGCCTGCCGACCATCTCGGTCGGACTGCTCGCGATCGCCATGCCGCCGGGCCGGGCGCTCGCGATCGTCATCGTGCCAGCAGTCATCACCAACATCTGGCAGACCTTCGCCGGCCCCTATCTGCGCGACATCGCCAAGCGTCTCTGGCCGCTGATGGCCGGCACAGCGATCGGCATCTGCCTGAACGCCGGCGCGCTCAGCCACGCCTCGACGCGCTGGGGCAGCATCGCGCTCGGCGTGCTGCTCATGCTCTACGCGGTGCTCGGTCTCACCCGCTTCGCCTTCAAGGTCGCGCAATGTCACGAGAAATGGGTCGGCGGCATCGTCGGACTGATCACCGGGCTGATCTCGGCCGCTACCGGCGTGCAGGTGGTGCCGTCGGTTCCGTATATGCAAGCCATCGGGCTGGAGAAGGACGAACTGGTCCAGGCGCTCGGCGTGTTCTTCACCGTGGCCACCATTACGCTCGCCTTCAACCTGACGAGCGCCGGCCTGCTCAGCACCGCGACCGCCCTGCCCGGGGCGGTGGCGATGGCCTGTGCTTTTCTCGGCATGTTCGCCGGCCAGGCCGCGCGGTCGCGATTGCCGGCCGAGGCCTTCCGCCGCGTGTTCCTGATCGCCATGATCGTGCTCGGGCTTTATCTCGCCGGCAGTGCGATCATCGAGCTGATGTGGTGA
- the hisN gene encoding histidinol-phosphatase, with protein sequence MTVIDFSAFIGRLATASGETILPFFRTSLLVDNKSNRHDFDPVTEADRAAEAVMRRLIKANFPQHGIVGEEFGNEREDADYVWVLDPIDGTKSFIAGFPTWGTLIALLHKGTPVFGMMHQPFIAERFAGDNGSANYKNASGERRLSVRRCERLEDAVCYTTSPLLMNESDRAIFAKVESETRLSRYGGDCYSYCMLAAGHLDLVIETELKPYDIAALIPIINGAGGIVTDWEGGPAQNGGRIIAAGDKRVHEAALKRLAEAG encoded by the coding sequence GTGACGGTCATCGACTTCTCTGCCTTCATCGGCCGCCTGGCGACGGCCTCGGGCGAAACCATCCTGCCGTTCTTCCGGACCTCGCTCCTGGTCGACAACAAGAGCAACCGGCACGATTTCGACCCGGTCACCGAGGCCGACCGCGCCGCCGAGGCGGTGATGCGCCGGCTGATCAAGGCCAACTTCCCTCAGCACGGCATCGTCGGCGAGGAGTTCGGCAATGAGCGCGAGGACGCCGACTATGTCTGGGTGCTCGACCCGATCGACGGCACCAAATCGTTCATCGCGGGCTTTCCGACCTGGGGCACGCTGATCGCGCTCTTGCACAAGGGCACACCGGTGTTCGGCATGATGCACCAGCCGTTCATCGCCGAGCGCTTCGCCGGCGACAACGGCTCGGCTAACTACAAGAACGCCAGCGGCGAGCGGCGGCTGTCGGTGCGGCGCTGCGAGCGGCTCGAGGACGCGGTGTGCTATACGACGAGCCCGCTGCTGATGAACGAGAGCGATCGCGCGATCTTCGCCAAGGTCGAGTCCGAGACGCGGCTGTCGCGCTATGGCGGCGACTGCTACTCCTACTGCATGCTGGCGGCCGGCCATCTCGACCTCGTCATCGAGACCGAGCTCAAGCCCTACGACATCGCAGCCCTGATCCCGATCATCAACGGCGCCGGCGGCATCGTCACCGACTGGGAGGGCGGTCCGGCGCAGAACGGCGGCCGGATCATCGCGGCCGGCGACAAGCGCGTGCACGAGGCGGCGCTGAAGCGGCTCGCCGAAGCGGGGTAA